A single genomic interval of Prochlorococcus marinus XMU1406 harbors:
- the guaA gene encoding glutamine-hydrolyzing GMP synthase — translation MSQTALKKERDPSILILDFGSQYSELIARRIRETNVFSLVVSNCISIEEINEINPKGIILSGGPNSVYEQNAPKCDEKIFNLGIPILGICYGMQLMVKELGGSVISATKKAEYGRAPINIDQESDLLFDVEDKSIMWMSHGDSINCLPDGFNKIAHTENTIHAAISDDVKKLFGVQFHPEVIHSEFGMTVIKNFIYKISCCVADWTTETYIEETIPRIREQVGNKKVLLALSGGVDSSTLAFLLNKAIGNQLTCMFIDQGFMRKGEPEFLMNFFDNKFHIKVEYINARERFIAKLKGITDPEQKRKIIGEEFIRVFEEESNRLGPFQYLAQGTLYPDVIESAGTNIDPKTGERIAVKIKSHHNVGGLPKDLQFKLVEPLRKLFKDEVRKVGAALGLPNEIIKRHPFPGPGLAIRILGEVNNEKLDCLRDADLIVRDEIKKAGLYNDIWQAFAVLLPVKTVGVMGDKRTYAWPIVLRCVSSEDGMTADWSKIPFQILERISNRIVNEVISVNRVVYDITSKPPGTIEWE, via the coding sequence ATGAGTCAAACAGCTTTAAAAAAAGAACGAGATCCTTCAATATTAATTTTAGATTTCGGATCTCAATATTCTGAATTGATTGCAAGAAGAATTAGAGAAACCAATGTTTTTTCTCTTGTAGTAAGTAATTGTATTTCAATTGAGGAAATTAATGAAATTAATCCTAAAGGGATCATTTTGAGTGGAGGCCCGAATTCTGTATATGAACAAAATGCTCCTAAATGTGATGAAAAAATTTTTAATTTGGGAATTCCTATTCTTGGTATATGCTATGGAATGCAATTAATGGTTAAAGAACTTGGAGGATCTGTTATTTCGGCAACCAAAAAAGCTGAATATGGTAGAGCACCAATAAATATAGATCAAGAATCTGACCTCCTTTTTGATGTAGAAGATAAATCTATAATGTGGATGAGTCATGGCGATTCAATTAATTGTTTGCCTGATGGATTTAATAAAATTGCTCATACCGAGAACACAATCCATGCAGCAATTTCAGATGATGTAAAGAAATTATTTGGCGTACAATTTCATCCTGAAGTTATTCATTCAGAGTTTGGGATGACGGTAATTAAAAATTTTATTTATAAAATTTCTTGTTGCGTGGCTGATTGGACTACCGAAACCTACATAGAGGAAACTATTCCCAGGATAAGAGAGCAAGTTGGCAATAAAAAAGTTTTGCTTGCCTTATCAGGAGGAGTTGATTCCTCAACTCTTGCTTTTCTTCTTAATAAAGCAATTGGAAATCAGCTTACATGCATGTTTATAGACCAAGGTTTCATGAGAAAAGGCGAACCAGAATTTTTAATGAATTTTTTTGATAATAAATTTCATATTAAAGTTGAATATATTAATGCAAGAGAAAGGTTTATTGCCAAATTAAAAGGGATTACCGATCCAGAACAAAAAAGGAAAATTATTGGTGAAGAATTTATTAGAGTATTTGAAGAAGAAAGCAATAGATTGGGACCTTTTCAGTATTTAGCTCAAGGTACTCTTTATCCTGATGTTATTGAAAGTGCTGGTACTAATATTGATCCTAAGACAGGTGAAAGAATAGCTGTAAAAATTAAGAGTCATCATAATGTGGGTGGATTGCCAAAGGATTTACAATTTAAATTAGTTGAGCCATTAAGAAAACTTTTTAAGGATGAAGTCCGAAAAGTTGGAGCTGCTTTAGGTTTGCCGAATGAAATTATAAAAAGGCATCCATTTCCAGGACCAGGATTAGCCATTAGGATTTTGGGAGAGGTGAATAATGAAAAACTTGATTGTTTAAGAGATGCAGACTTGATAGTAAGAGACGAAATTAAAAAAGCAGGACTTTACAATGATATTTGGCAAGCTTTTGCAGTATTGTTACCTGTAAAAACTGTAGGAGTTATGGGTGATAAAAGGACTTATGCATGGCCAATAGTTTTACGTTGTGTTTCAAGTGAAGATGGTATGACAGCCGATTGGTCAAAAATTCCTTTTCAGATTTTGGAGAGGATTTCAAATAGAATCGTAAATGAAGTAATTTCAGTTAATAGAGTTGTTTATGATATTACAAGCAAACCTCCTGGAACTATTGAGTGGGAGTAG
- a CDS encoding SDR family NAD(P)-dependent oxidoreductase, whose product MKRPASLLSNKNKFLILGCGFSGSFFAKTIRKFGCTVVTSSRSASSHPNSFVFDSESDMVPDEKIFDGVTHILSCIPPDKNGKDPVLRSLKNELKSLPLEWVGYLSTTGVYGDTKGTWVSEIDEPNPFQKRSHKRLNCEKEWIESGLPVQIFRLPGIYGPGRSTFEAIKNKKIRVISKKNQIFSRIHVADITNAIIYLLQNKNLLKFYQIINIADDEPCSQIEVIQYCYDLLGLTMPKPILFEDAKEELSPIAKSFWMENRRVSNKLLCETLGYKLIYKNYKLGLKNCYLNS is encoded by the coding sequence ATGAAAAGGCCTGCAAGTTTACTCAGCAATAAAAATAAATTTTTAATCTTAGGATGTGGTTTCAGTGGAAGTTTTTTTGCAAAAACTATTAGAAAATTCGGTTGCACTGTTGTAACAAGCTCAAGATCTGCAAGCAGTCATCCAAATAGTTTTGTTTTCGACAGTGAAAGCGATATGGTCCCTGATGAAAAAATTTTTGATGGAGTGACGCATATTCTTAGTTGCATCCCTCCTGACAAAAATGGAAAAGATCCAGTACTGAGAAGTCTTAAAAATGAACTAAAAAGTTTGCCTCTTGAATGGGTCGGCTATTTATCTACAACAGGAGTTTATGGTGACACCAAGGGTACTTGGGTTTCTGAAATTGATGAACCAAACCCTTTTCAAAAGAGAAGTCATAAGAGGTTAAATTGTGAAAAAGAATGGATTGAATCTGGTTTACCTGTTCAAATTTTTAGGTTACCAGGTATTTATGGGCCTGGACGATCAACTTTTGAAGCGATAAAAAATAAAAAAATTCGTGTTATTTCAAAGAAAAATCAGATATTTTCGAGGATTCATGTTGCTGACATTACAAATGCAATTATCTATCTATTACAAAATAAAAATTTATTAAAGTTTTACCAAATTATTAATATTGCAGATGATGAACCCTGTTCTCAGATAGAAGTTATTCAATATTGCTACGATTTACTTGGTTTAACAATGCCAAAGCCAATATTATTTGAAGATGCAAAAGAGGAATTGTCACCAATAGCTAAATCTTTTTGGATGGAAAATAGAAGAGTTTCAAACAAACTTTTATGCGAAACACTCGGATATAAACTAATTTATAAAAACTATAAATTAGGGTTAAAAAATTGCTACCTGAACAGTTAA
- a CDS encoding pyridoxal-phosphate-dependent aminotransferase family protein, which produces MAIQQKLSLMIPGPTPVPEKVLQALSKHPIGHRSKEFQDLVESTTKNLKWLHQTQNDVLTITGSGTAAMEAGIINTLSRGDKVICGENGKFGERWVKVAKEFGLEVIKIDSAWGTPLDPKEFKRVLEEDKQKEIKAVILTHSETSTGVINDLETISLYIREHNTALSIVDCVTSLGACNVPVDKWALDIVASGSQKGYMIPPGLSFIAMSQKAWKAAEKSNLPKFYLNLKSYRKSLLSNSNPYTPAVNLVFALDEALKMMREEGLDKIFLRHNKHKLAMSNAAKTLNLKLFADEKYLSPSITAIKTEGMDAEEFRKTIKNNFDILLAGGQDHLKGKIFRVGHLGYVNDRDIITIVSAISITLLDLGKITAQQAGEALVVVSRYLKGN; this is translated from the coding sequence GTGGCCATACAACAAAAATTATCATTGATGATTCCTGGACCCACACCAGTTCCAGAAAAAGTTTTACAAGCATTAAGTAAGCATCCAATAGGCCATCGCAGTAAAGAATTCCAAGATCTCGTAGAGAGTACTACTAAAAATTTAAAGTGGCTTCATCAAACTCAAAATGATGTTCTAACAATCACTGGTAGTGGGACCGCCGCAATGGAGGCTGGAATAATTAATACCTTAAGTAGAGGAGATAAAGTAATTTGTGGAGAAAATGGAAAATTTGGAGAAAGATGGGTGAAAGTTGCTAAAGAATTTGGTTTAGAAGTAATAAAAATTGATTCCGCATGGGGAACTCCACTTGATCCAAAAGAATTCAAAAGGGTTTTAGAAGAAGATAAACAAAAAGAAATAAAGGCGGTCATTTTGACTCATTCTGAAACCTCAACAGGTGTAATTAATGATCTAGAAACTATAAGTTTATATATTCGCGAACATAACACAGCTTTATCAATTGTTGACTGCGTTACAAGTCTTGGAGCTTGCAATGTCCCAGTAGATAAGTGGGCATTAGATATCGTTGCTTCAGGATCACAAAAGGGATATATGATACCGCCAGGCCTTAGTTTTATAGCAATGAGCCAAAAAGCATGGAAAGCTGCAGAAAAATCTAATTTGCCAAAATTTTATTTAAATTTAAAATCCTACAGAAAAAGTCTTTTAAGTAACAGTAATCCATATACTCCAGCAGTTAATTTGGTTTTTGCTTTAGATGAAGCTTTAAAAATGATGAGAGAGGAAGGATTAGATAAAATTTTCCTCAGACACAATAAACATAAATTAGCAATGAGCAATGCTGCAAAGACTTTAAATCTAAAATTATTTGCTGATGAAAAATATTTAAGCCCTTCAATTACTGCAATAAAAACCGAAGGAATGGATGCAGAAGAATTTAGGAAAACAATAAAGAATAATTTTGATATTTTACTTGCTGGTGGTCAAGATCATTTGAAGGGAAAAATATTTAGAGTCGGACATTTAGGTTATGTTAATGATAGAGATATTATTACGATAGTTTCTGCTATAAGCATTACACTTCTCGACCTAGGTAAAATTACAGCCCAACAAGCTGGTGAAGCATTAGTTGTCGTATCTAGATATCTGAAAGGAAATTAA
- a CDS encoding DUF6554 family protein, translating into MQTFKPKKLILLTLGLFTPLVFTTSKVNAGSFGAEIFCTMRDGGNDHESSWDAAYTYIKKQKGGIFKVSPKQAAAQITESVIRDRESFSYCVEYLDKLHPNRKLIRDLQKEKERKEKERKEKENKRKKLEKELEESNADFSEETFERYSY; encoded by the coding sequence ATGCAAACATTTAAACCAAAAAAACTAATATTATTAACTTTAGGATTATTCACTCCTTTAGTTTTTACTACGTCAAAAGTTAATGCAGGCTCATTTGGGGCGGAAATTTTCTGTACAATGAGAGATGGAGGAAATGATCATGAAAGTAGTTGGGATGCAGCATATACCTATATCAAAAAACAAAAAGGAGGAATTTTCAAAGTCTCACCTAAACAAGCCGCAGCACAAATTACTGAATCAGTAATTAGAGATAGAGAAAGCTTTAGCTATTGTGTAGAGTACCTTGACAAACTTCATCCAAATAGGAAGCTAATAAGAGATTTGCAAAAAGAAAAAGAAAGAAAAGAAAAAGAAAGAAAAGAAAAAGAAAATAAGAGAAAAAAATTAGAAAAAGAATTAGAAGAATCTAATGCAGATTTCTCAGAAGAAACATTTGAACGATACAGCTATTAA
- the pdxA gene encoding 4-hydroxythreonine-4-phosphate dehydrogenase PdxA encodes MNFQNTNKILQIVLSVGDESGIGPEIILKALCSNQIPKNIDFILVGSKKNLQNTYKYLRSLGLENLANPKNFKIHDLEISSSDNGSNSSYGNSSFQYLTKAIEIVKQYPNSALVTGPICKKSWSLAGHYFSGQTEVLAQSCGVKNVGMLFTAKSPITGWRFNTLLATTHIALSEVPKKLTTELIHSKLDLFKDFCNTYTDKPSLKVAGLNPHAGEEGILGQEEKDWLNDALITWNEKNKGIELLGPLSPDSCWNSSVKAWNDKNAEKHDGILAMYHDQGLIPMKVIALNYSVNTTIGLPFIRTSPDHGTGFDIAGKGIAQSQSMIEAIKAAVEMTNNSRLLNTH; translated from the coding sequence ATGAATTTTCAAAATACAAATAAAATATTGCAGATAGTATTAAGCGTCGGAGATGAGTCAGGTATTGGACCTGAAATAATTTTAAAAGCACTTTGTTCTAATCAGATACCCAAAAATATTGACTTTATATTAGTTGGATCAAAAAAAAATCTACAAAATACATATAAATATCTTAGATCATTAGGATTAGAAAACCTTGCAAATCCTAAAAATTTCAAGATACATGATCTTGAAATTTCTTCATCAGATAATGGCTCTAACTCAAGTTACGGCAATTCAAGTTTCCAATATTTAACAAAAGCAATAGAAATTGTAAAACAATATCCTAATTCAGCACTTGTAACTGGACCAATTTGCAAGAAATCATGGTCTTTAGCAGGTCATTACTTCTCTGGTCAAACTGAAGTACTGGCACAATCATGTGGAGTAAAAAACGTTGGCATGTTATTCACAGCTAAATCACCAATTACAGGTTGGAGATTTAATACTTTATTAGCTACAACTCACATAGCCCTTTCTGAGGTTCCCAAGAAATTAACTACAGAATTAATCCACTCTAAATTGGATCTTTTCAAAGATTTTTGTAATACCTATACCGATAAACCTAGTTTAAAAGTAGCAGGATTAAACCCTCACGCCGGCGAAGAGGGTATTTTAGGTCAAGAAGAGAAAGATTGGCTCAATGATGCATTAATTACTTGGAACGAAAAGAATAAAGGTATTGAATTATTAGGCCCTTTATCACCAGATAGTTGCTGGAATTCTTCTGTAAAAGCTTGGAATGACAAAAATGCTGAAAAGCATGATGGCATTCTTGCTATGTATCATGATCAAGGTTTAATACCAATGAAAGTGATAGCTCTTAATTACTCAGTCAATACCACAATCGGGTTACCTTTTATAAGAACATCTCCTGATCATGGAACGGGATTTGATATTGCTGGCAAAGGAATTGCTCAATCTCAGAGCATGATTGAGGCTATTAAGGCTGCCGTAGAAATGACTAATAATTCAAGACTGCTTAACACGCATTAA
- the accB gene encoding acetyl-CoA carboxylase biotin carboxyl carrier protein, whose protein sequence is MAMKLDHDDLNRLIEKISTSDIQEFSLEGEDFKLEIKRNVFDQNQVFNNLVSNTSFDKQTIANQKTMNDNISVVNEPEAPQVAPLGRSDLTEITSPMVGTFYRAAAPGEDPFVEVGNNVKVGQTICILEAMKLMNEIESEFNAEIVEILVENGTPVEFGQVLMRVKQS, encoded by the coding sequence ATGGCTATGAAATTAGATCATGATGACTTAAATCGCTTAATAGAGAAGATCTCTACAAGTGACATACAAGAGTTCTCGCTAGAGGGAGAAGATTTTAAACTCGAAATTAAAAGGAATGTATTTGATCAGAACCAAGTATTTAATAATTTAGTTTCTAATACTTCATTTGATAAGCAAACAATTGCTAATCAAAAAACTATGAATGATAATATTTCTGTTGTTAATGAGCCTGAAGCGCCTCAGGTAGCGCCCCTAGGACGTTCTGATCTAACTGAAATTACTTCACCTATGGTAGGGACGTTTTATAGGGCTGCAGCGCCTGGTGAGGACCCATTCGTCGAAGTAGGGAATAACGTTAAGGTCGGTCAAACTATTTGCATTTTGGAAGCAATGAAGTTAATGAATGAAATTGAATCTGAATTTAATGCTGAAATAGTAGAGATTCTCGTTGAAAATGGAACACCAGTTGAATTTGGTCAAGTTTTAATGCGTGTTAAGCAGTCTTGA
- a CDS encoding AbrB family transcriptional regulator gives MPNINLIYYLIAGFIFGALALKTGIPAAPLAGALIGSSMLSISGKVDIADWPIGTRTILEIGIGTVIGTSLTKNSLVDIQNLWRPAILITFTLVITGLAIGLWTSRLLNIDVITTILGAAPGGISGMSLVGSEYGVGAAVATLHAVRLITVLLILPLVVKCLNVFGIIKS, from the coding sequence ATGCCTAATATAAATTTAATCTATTATCTAATTGCAGGTTTTATTTTTGGAGCTTTAGCTTTAAAAACGGGAATTCCTGCGGCTCCTCTTGCAGGTGCTTTAATAGGCTCAAGCATGCTTAGCATTAGTGGCAAAGTCGACATAGCAGATTGGCCAATAGGCACAAGAACAATTTTGGAAATAGGGATTGGAACAGTTATCGGTACATCATTAACAAAAAACTCATTAGTTGATATTCAAAACTTATGGAGGCCAGCCATACTAATAACCTTTACTTTAGTTATTACTGGATTAGCAATTGGCTTATGGACAAGCAGATTACTTAATATAGATGTAATAACAACAATTCTAGGAGCCGCACCAGGAGGAATTAGTGGAATGAGTCTTGTAGGGTCTGAATACGGAGTGGGAGCTGCAGTAGCCACTCTACACGCAGTAAGATTAATTACTGTGCTTTTAATTCTTCCTTTAGTAGTGAAATGCTTGAATGTATTTGGAATAATTAAATCTTAA
- the efp gene encoding elongation factor P codes for MISSNDFRTGTTIELDGQVWRVVEFLHVKPGKGSAFVRTKLKSVQSGNVVEKTFRAGESVQQAILEKSNLQHTYVESGDYVFMDMTSFEETRLTSEQIGKGAKYLKEGMEVNVIFHNGKVLEVELPISITLKVTETDPGVKGDTASGGTKPAILETGAQVMVPLFISVGEMIKVDTRNDSYLGREN; via the coding sequence ATGATTTCCAGTAACGATTTTCGCACAGGTACTACCATCGAATTGGATGGGCAAGTTTGGCGTGTTGTAGAATTTCTACATGTCAAGCCTGGCAAGGGTTCTGCTTTCGTGCGAACAAAATTAAAATCAGTTCAAAGCGGCAACGTTGTTGAAAAAACTTTTCGAGCCGGAGAATCAGTACAGCAGGCTATCCTTGAGAAGTCTAACCTGCAGCATACTTATGTGGAGTCTGGTGATTATGTTTTTATGGATATGACAAGTTTTGAAGAGACAAGACTTACCTCTGAACAAATCGGTAAAGGTGCAAAGTATTTGAAAGAGGGAATGGAGGTTAATGTAATTTTTCATAATGGTAAAGTTTTAGAAGTAGAACTTCCAATATCTATTACTTTGAAAGTTACAGAGACTGATCCTGGAGTTAAAGGTGATACTGCTAGTGGGGGCACGAAACCAGCTATTCTAGAAACAGGTGCTCAAGTTATGGTTCCTTTATTTATTTCTGTGGGAGAAATGATTAAAGTTGATACTCGTAATGACAGTTATCTAGGACGTGAAAATTAA
- the cbiD gene encoding cobalt-precorrin-5B (C(1))-methyltransferase CbiD has translation MKKGFSLPLWVAGAARSALKKLVGLPFENYELIKIPNEKKEIKIEIHSVGLLKDDSHALGITFAKSGLDLDITQNLEIWTIASLEKISINNPVQTIPINIIAGSGVGIKEDTSEICISNFAKEVLYENLLDSIPEGFNLKLEIIFPNGAFLAERTSNKSFGIVNGLSIIGTSAETYLSASPEQLEEAKNNLAKVIQNDFKGEVVFVIGENGLNLAKTYNVNLPIIKIGNWIGPLLVDAAIKKVKTVILFGYHGKLIKLAGGIFHTHNHLADARIEILVYLAVQEKVPSEIIVELSKLNNLEDALLLLERFNQSLADKLFKNLSNTIEKRSLIYVNRYVKTDMEIASIIFDRKRKIRWTGIYGNKYISYFQLD, from the coding sequence TTGAAAAAAGGATTTTCTTTACCTTTGTGGGTTGCTGGAGCTGCTAGGTCAGCATTAAAAAAACTAGTAGGGCTACCATTTGAGAATTATGAACTAATAAAAATTCCTAATGAAAAAAAAGAAATAAAAATCGAGATTCATTCAGTTGGTTTACTTAAAGATGACTCGCATGCATTAGGAATTACCTTTGCAAAGTCAGGTTTAGATCTTGACATTACACAAAACTTAGAAATATGGACAATAGCCTCTTTAGAAAAAATTTCTATTAATAATCCTGTTCAAACAATTCCAATAAATATTATTGCAGGATCTGGTGTAGGTATTAAAGAAGATACATCAGAGATATGCATTTCTAATTTTGCAAAAGAAGTTTTATATGAAAATTTATTAGATAGTATTCCTGAGGGCTTTAATTTGAAATTAGAAATTATTTTCCCAAATGGTGCATTTTTAGCTGAAAGAACTAGCAATAAGTCATTTGGTATTGTTAATGGATTATCTATTATTGGTACTTCTGCTGAGACTTATTTGAGTGCTTCACCTGAGCAATTGGAAGAGGCTAAGAATAATCTAGCAAAGGTAATTCAAAATGATTTTAAAGGGGAAGTTGTTTTTGTTATTGGCGAAAATGGCTTAAATTTGGCCAAAACATATAATGTTAATTTGCCAATTATCAAAATTGGAAATTGGATAGGACCATTATTAGTTGATGCTGCAATAAAAAAAGTTAAAACTGTAATTCTTTTTGGTTATCACGGAAAATTAATTAAATTGGCAGGTGGTATTTTTCATACACATAATCACTTAGCTGATGCAAGAATTGAGATTCTTGTTTATTTAGCTGTTCAAGAAAAGGTACCTTCTGAAATAATAGTTGAATTATCTAAGTTAAATAATCTTGAGGATGCATTACTACTTCTTGAAAGATTTAATCAATCTTTAGCTGATAAATTATTCAAGAATTTATCAAATACGATTGAAAAGCGTTCTTTGATTTATGTAAATAGGTACGTAAAAACTGATATGGAAATCGCATCAATTATTTTTGATAGAAAAAGGAAAATAAGGTGGACTGGAATTTACGGTAATAAGTATATTTCTTATTTTCAATTAGACTAA
- a CDS encoding peptidylprolyl isomerase yields MQKFLSNQNKLFLILSIVILQVFLIKPIKVLADLPTGNAVKDPSAILRNALPIRQVELQELQHKLEETSDLVRGGRWPALTKTVTKCQSLLKKYQNKIIQELPNDKKKIAEKTFLELKENFDSLQDYSKSKDKYSFIATRRDALDKIGGLEEYFLPNEFPYSIPQEFDNLPRLLGRAKVNIKTSKGDMQAIVDGFNAPLTAGAFIDLSSKNFYKDLPINRAEEFFVLQTGDPIGEDIGYIDPETNEERHVPLEIRIPKEKETFYNQTFEDLGLYTETPTLPFATLGTLGWSHSNTAVDDGSSQFFFFLYEAELNPAGRNLIDGRNAAFGYVVNGFDVLEELTKDDIIISIDVLEGIKNLKLNA; encoded by the coding sequence ATGCAAAAATTCTTATCAAATCAGAACAAACTTTTCTTAATTCTATCTATTGTAATTTTACAAGTTTTTCTTATAAAACCGATCAAAGTACTAGCTGATTTACCTACTGGAAATGCAGTAAAAGATCCTAGTGCAATCCTCAGAAACGCACTCCCTATAAGGCAAGTTGAGTTGCAAGAACTTCAACACAAATTAGAAGAAACTAGTGACCTTGTGAGAGGAGGAAGATGGCCCGCTCTTACGAAAACTGTTACAAAATGTCAATCTTTACTAAAAAAATACCAGAATAAAATTATTCAAGAATTACCAAACGATAAAAAGAAAATTGCTGAAAAAACATTTTTAGAGCTCAAAGAAAATTTTGATAGTCTTCAAGATTACTCTAAATCAAAGGATAAATACTCATTTATAGCGACCCGAAGAGATGCTTTAGATAAAATAGGTGGATTAGAAGAATATTTTCTACCAAATGAATTTCCATACTCTATTCCCCAGGAATTTGATAATTTACCAAGATTACTAGGCAGAGCAAAAGTCAATATAAAAACTTCCAAAGGAGATATGCAAGCTATTGTGGATGGATTTAACGCTCCACTTACAGCAGGAGCATTTATAGATTTATCTTCTAAAAACTTCTACAAAGATTTGCCTATCAACAGAGCAGAAGAATTTTTTGTACTACAAACAGGTGATCCAATAGGTGAAGATATTGGTTACATAGATCCTGAAACAAACGAAGAACGTCACGTCCCCTTAGAAATTAGGATTCCTAAAGAAAAAGAGACTTTTTATAATCAAACTTTTGAAGATTTAGGTCTTTACACAGAGACGCCAACATTACCTTTTGCAACACTTGGAACTCTAGGATGGTCCCATTCAAATACCGCTGTTGATGATGGGTCATCGCAATTTTTCTTCTTTTTATATGAAGCAGAATTAAATCCAGCAGGTCGCAATTTAATTGACGGAAGGAATGCTGCCTTTGGTTATGTTGTAAATGGATTTGATGTATTAGAAGAGCTTACTAAAGATGACATAATAATTTCAATTGATGTTTTAGAAGGGATTAAAAACCTCAAATTAAATGCATAA
- a CDS encoding HNH endonuclease, with protein MHINDAVFLEDLCPKFRFRQWRKSIHRFTGKSCIYCGKPSESIDHVIPRSQGGLSSTENCVPACLSCNGDKSDENALYWYRRQKFYDPRRAMAIRAWLEGDLRLAIRLLQWANPNFKVKNESYEKDNSEYKAA; from the coding sequence ATGCATATTAATGATGCTGTGTTTTTAGAGGATTTATGCCCTAAGTTCAGATTTAGACAATGGCGGAAATCTATTCATAGATTTACAGGCAAAAGTTGTATATATTGCGGAAAACCATCTGAATCTATCGACCATGTAATACCAAGAAGCCAAGGAGGATTAAGTTCAACAGAAAACTGTGTCCCTGCATGTCTTTCCTGTAATGGGGATAAATCAGATGAAAATGCATTGTATTGGTACAGAAGGCAAAAATTTTATGATCCTCGAAGAGCAATGGCTATAAGAGCTTGGTTGGAAGGGGATTTAAGATTAGCTATTAGATTACTGCAATGGGCTAATCCAAACTTTAAGGTAAAAAATGAAAGTTACGAAAAAGATAACTCAGAATATAAAGCAGCTTGA